GACCGGCTGTGGTTCGACAGCCGCCCGCGAGTCATGGCGGACCTGCGCGGGGCGGCGGCCGAGCGCGCCATCGAGGGCATCCGCGAAGCCGCCGGGAGCTACCCGTATCCGGAGGAGTACCGGCTGTGGCCGGGCCCCAACAGCAACACCTTCACCGCCTACATCGGCCGCCGCGTGCCCGAGCTCGGGGCCGCGCTTCCCGCCAACGCCCTGGGCAAGGACTATCTGGACAAGGGAGCCTTCCTCGCCCGCGCGCCCAGCTACACCGGCTGGCAACTCTCCGTATACGGCGCGCTGGGGCTGACGCTCGCCTTGCAGGAAGGGATCGAGATCAACGTTCTCGGGCTCGTCTTCGGACTCGACGTGACGCGGCCGGCGCTCAAGCTTCCCTTCGTGGAGCGCATCGGCCTCAGCAGGGATCTGCCGGAACGATGAGGACCCGGCGCCCGGACCGACGTTCATGACCCCGCAATTCCTGGCCCTGGTGACGTCGTTCTTCTACGCCGGCTGCTTTCTCGCCGCCCGGCGCGGACTGATGTACTCCACGCCGGTGACCGCGGCCTACGTGGCGTTGAGCGTCAACACCACGATCCTTTGGCTGGTGGCGTTCATGACCGGCGGCGTGCGCGCCATCCCGTTCATCGCCATCGCCTGCTTCGCCGTCGGCGGCTGGCTGCAACTCGTCACACGGCTGTGCGCCTACACCGGCGTGGCGCGCATGGGGGCATCGGTCACCAGCACGGTGCAGGCCACCAATCCCCTCTTCAGCACCACCCTCGCCGTGCTGCTCCTGCACGAGACGGTGACACCCTTTCTGCTCTCCGGCACGGGACTCGTCGTGGCCGGGATCGGCCTGATCTCCTGGAGACCGCAACACCAGAAGCAGACCTACCGGACATGGGAACTGGTCTTCCCCCTGGCCGCCTCCTTCAGCGCCGGCCTCAACCACCCGCTGCGGCGCTACGGCCTCACCGTGGCCAACCAGCCGCTGCTGCTCAGCGCGGTGATGGGGACGGCGGCGCTGGTGCCCATGCTGCTGAACCTGTTGAACCCGAAGGCGCGCGCCCGGCTCATGCCGGACCGGCGCGCCATGCCCTATTTCCTGGTCACCGGAGTCTTCGAGGCAATCGGCATCTGGTCGCTCGTGGCCGCCCTCGGCAACGGCAACGTGGTCGTGGTAGGACCCATCGTCTGCATCGCGCCCCTCTGGGTGCTGCTGGGCACGATGCTGTTCTCGCGCGACATCGAGCAGGTGAACCTGCGCACCGCCATCGCCACGCTGTTCGTCATCATCGGCGTCGTCGCCATCTACCTGGCGTAGATCCCCTGGATTCCCGCCTTCCAGGCTGTGTCAATACTGATGAGGCAGAGCCCCCCCGGAATCGTCATTCCCGCGAAAGCGGGAATCCAGGGGTGGTGGTGGGGCACTACAGCGGCGTTGCCCGCCTCCCCACTCCTGGATTCCCGCTTTCGCGGGAATGACGACTCCGGGGGTTGGCGCCAATTCTTGCCCGGACGACGTTTTGACACGGCCTGGGAAACGGGAATGAGGAATCGGGGGGGGGGGGGCGCCAGTTCTTGTCCGGGCGGAGTTATGACACACCCTGTTCCGCGGGAATGACCATGGGGGGAGCGAGGACGACGTTGCGTGCCCGCCGTGCCGGAGCTAAGGGGCGATGGCCTGCGCCAGCACGTTCTCCTGGAGCCACGCGGTCAGGTCGGCGAGGCTGCGGGACGTAATCTCGTGGCCCATGTCGTATTCGCGGTAGTCCACCGGGACCCGCAGCTTCTCGAGCAGGGTGATCGAGTGCTTGGCGCGCGCCAGCTCGATCAGCTCGTCGCGGGCGCCGTGCTGCACCAGAGTCCGGAGCGAGTCCACCCCGTCGGACACGCCAAGGGCGTCCAGCGTCCCCTCGCGCAGCCACGAACTGAGCACGCACATGCCGGCGAAGCGGTCGGGATCGGACAATCCCAGGCTGTAGGCCATGCCGCCGCCCTGGCTGAAGCCCAGCAGAACCAGCTTGCCGCCGGCCACGGCGTAGCGCTCGGCGCACTGGTCCAGGAACGTACGCAGCCGGTCGCGGGCGAAAAGGAAGGCGGCGGTATCGATCTCGCCCCCCAGGGACATGGGGAACCAGGCGTATCCGGTCATGCCCGGGCCCAGCGCCACCTCCAGCGGCGCCTGCGGACAGATGACGCGGAACGCGCCGCCGCACAGATGCGGCGCCAGCCCCAGGAGGTCCATGGCGTTGGCGCCGCGTCCGTGGAGCGCCAGGATCGTCGGATGCGGCCCTTCGCCCTCGGGCTCGTATACGCAGTGAAGCAATTCCATCGCGGCTCCGCCTCTCACTCCATGACCGCCCGGAGGTCCTTGGCGTAGTCCTCGAACGCCGCGTCCATGGTGTACTGCGGCTCCCAGCCCAGGTATTCGTTGGCTCTGGAGATGTCCAGGGGCACGCTGGTCGACACATCCGGCGGCCGTCCGGGAATCACCTCCACCTCCAGCTTGGGAAACTGCCGCTCCACCGACGCCACCAGCTCGTCGAAGGTCGTCACCTGGCCGGAGCCGATGTTGAGGGTGGTCTTCTCGGGCATCGGCACCGTCGTCGCCAGGTCCACGGCACGCCCCATGTCCTTGGCGTAGACGTACTCGAAGGTCATGGTCTGGGCCTGGGGAATCCGCGCCACCTGACCGCGGATGCCCGCCTCCAGCAGCATCTGCACCTTCTCGCCGCCGCCGGAGCCGCCCCAGAAGTGCCCGAGCCCGTACGCGTTGGCCAGGCGCAGCGTCAGCAGCTCGAAGCCGTACAGACGCTGATATGCCTCCGCCATCAGCTCCTTGGTGGCCTTGGAGTTGCCGTAACCGGCGCCCGGCCCACGCGGCATGTCCTCGTGGGTGGGTCGATCCCCGGCGCGACGCCGGTCATAGGCGCCGAAGGTGCTGATCAGCACGAAACGCTTCACCCCGGTGAGCCGCGCGGCCTCCAACACGTTGATGGTCCCCATCACGTTGATCTGCAGGCCGTTGTAAAGCGACTCCACCACCCGCCCGCCGATGAGTCCGGCGGTATGCACCACGGTCTCCGGACGGTGGCGCTGCATCGCATCCACCAGCGCCGGCAGGTCCCGGATGTCCTTCTCCACCACGTTCACGTCCGCCGTCCCGAGCTTCCGGTGCAGATACTCCGTGCGCGGCATGAAGTCGTAGAAAACCAGCTTCTCGTTGCGCTTCAGCGCACACTGCGCGAACGAGGTGCCGACGAGGCCCACTCCGGTGACAAGTGTTGTTCCCATGATTACCTGACTCCTTGGTTGGAATTGAGACGCCCACGATCCCGCACGATCCACGTCGGGCGAGGCATGCTTCGGCTCGGCACAGCCCCATCCATAACCGACTTGGCCGCCGCCGGCAAACACGCTCGGCACCGTCCGCCGCGTGTTGACGCGCGGAAACCGGACCCTGTATGGTGGCGCCGTGAGGATCGCTGGAGCGGTACTGGTTGCATTCCTTTTAACGTCATCCCCAATCCTTATGGCCGACCAGACAGACCCGCGGCTCGACGCCCTGTTCACCCGCCTCCATACCACTGACGACGCTCACGACGCCGCCGCGGTCACCAACGTGATCTGGGCCATCTGGCATCAGTCGGACGATGACGACATCAACGAGCTCATGCGCCGGGGCCTGGCGGAGATGTCGGCCCAGGACTACCCGGCCGCCGTGCAGACCTTCGGCGAGATCATCGCCATCGACCCCACGTTCGCCGAGGCCTGGAACAAGCGCGCCACCATCTACTATCTCATGGGCGAGTACGGCGCGTCGGTGAAGGACATCGACCGCACCCTGGAGCTCGAGCCGCGCCACTTCGGCGCCCTCTCCGGCCTCGGCCTCATCATGAACGCCATGGGCAACGACGAGGCCGCCATCGCCGCGTTCGAGGCCACCCTCGCCGTCCACCCCTTCGCCGGCGGCGCGCGCCAGAACCTGGAGGCGCTGCGCGCGCGGCAGAAGAAGCGCAGCCTCTGACCTCACCCCCCGAATCGTCATTCCCGCGGAAGCGGGAATCCAGGGGCGGCGCGGCGCCAACCGGCCGGTCTCCCCGCCCATGATCCGGGTCGAGGGCAAGGGTGCGCGCTACCCCCGCAAGCGCGGCATCACGCTGTCCGCCAGCATGTTGATGGCTTCCTCGTAGTCCGGGCCGAGCTTGGCGAAGGCGATCTCGTCGTAACCCAGCTCCCGGGCCTGCTGGGCGAGGTCGACGATCTGATCGGCCACCTCCTCCGGACGTCCGGCGACGTAGTAGTTGAGGACCATTTCCTCGGTCACCAACGCCGCCGCTTCCTCGACGGTGGCGCCCCGGGCAAAGGCCTCCTTGAGCTCGAGCACCTTCAGCCGCTCCACCCCGAGGCGGTCGTACTCCTCGGGGGTGAACTTGAGCGCCTCCCATTGCAGTATCGAGTGGGACACCTGACGCTTGGGAAACTCGATGGCCTGGGCGCGGTCCCGCGACACCGACACGTTGAGCTCCACCATCTTGCGCAGGGTCTTGTTGGGGTCCACGCTGCGGGCGCCGGCCTCGATCATCTCGTGCATCTCCTTCAGCCGGCCCGCGCGCAGCATGGGGATGAAGGTCCCCGAACTGATGAGTCCGTCCATTACCTGGCCGCCCATGCGCAGCGACTGGGGACCGTTCCCGCCGGAATACATCACCACGGGAGATCCCGGCTTGAAAGCCAACTGGAAGCTGCCGGCCGGGTTCAGCCGGTAGTATTCGGAGAGCACGGGGAAGTCGCCGTAGGGAACCCGCTCTCCGTCCAGCGCGCGCCGCTCGAACACGGCCAGCTCCCGAACCAGCGCGATGGGCTTGTGAACGTCCACGTGCTGCGGCGTCTGCGCCAGGTCGCCACGGGCCAGCCCGAAGCCGATCTCCCTCCCCTCGCTCAGCTCCGACAGCGCCGCCAGGGAATCCACCACCTCGATGGGATGGTGCAGATAGGGCACCAGGATGGCGGTGCCGATACCGATGGGGACGCGCGCCGCGATGGCGGAGAGCACCACCACCTGGCTCCGGTAGCGGGCGTTGTCGTTGACCCAGATGCGATCGAAGCCGCGCCGGTGCGCCAAACCGGCCAGGTCCACGAGTTGGGTCACCGTGTACCGGTTCGCCAGGTGGATCACGAATTGGAGGCTGAGCTTGCCGTCGAATGCCGTCATGGGGATGCCTTTCTCTTCGATGTTGTCGCTGGAACCGGGGCGCCGGACCTAACCGTTGAGCCGCGGCATCACGCTCTCCGCCAGCATTTCGATGGCTTCCTCGTAGTCGGGGCCGAGCTTGGCGAAGGCGATCTCGTCGTAGCCCATTTCCTGAGCCTGTCGCGCCAGTTCCACGACCTGGTCGGCCACCTCGGCCGGTGTGCCGGCGACGTAGTAGGACAGGACCATCTGCTCGGTGACGAGGGATGCGGCCTCCTCGATGGTGGCGCCCTGGGCGAAGGCGTCCTTCAGATCGAGCACCCTCTGCCGTTCCACGCCGAGCCGGGCGTACTCCTCCGGGGTGAACCCGAGGGACTCCCACTGGGGGATCGAGTGGGCCACCTGGCGCTTGGGAAACTCCATGGCCGCGTCCCGGTCGCGCGACACGGACACGTTGAGCTCCACCATCTTCCGCAGCGTCTTGTTCGGATCGACGCTGCGGGCGCCGGCCTCGGCCCTCTCGTGCATGTTCTTGAGCCGTCCCGCGCGCAGCATCGGGATGAAGGTCCCGGAGCTGATGAGGCCGTCCATGACCTGGCCGCCCATGTGCAGCGACCGGGGGCCGTTGCCGCCGGAATAGACCACCACCGGGGACTTGGGCGTGAACGCGAGCTTGAACCTGCCCGCGGGATTGAGGTGGTAGTGCTCGCACAGCACCGGAAAGTCGCCGTAGGCCACGCTCTCCCCGGCCAGCGCCCGCGACACGAACACGGCCAACTCCCGCACCAGCGCCAAGGGCCGGTGCATGATCACGTGCTGCGGCGTCTGGGTGGTGGAACCCCGCGCCAGTCCGAAGCCCACCTCGCGCCCTTCGCACAACTCGGACAGGGCCGCCAGCGAATCCACCACCTCGATGGGATGATGGAAATAGGGCACGAGGACGGCCGTGCCCACGCCGATGGGCACCCGCGCCGCGATGGCGGAGAGCACCACCACCTGGCTCCGGTAGCGCGCGTTGTCGTTGAGCCAGATGCGCTGGAACCCGCGTTCACGGGCCAGCGCGGCCAGCTCCACGAACCGGTTGACCGTGTAGTGGTTCGCCAAGTGGGTGACGAACTGAAGACTAAGCCTGCCGTCGAAAGCCGTCATGGGCGTTCAAGCCTGGAGAGGAAGGCGGCCGGGGACGCGGAGAAGGGGTCCGTCCCCGACCGTATGGGTTGGACACGCCGTCTCCTTGTCTCAGACATGGGTTCGTGGTCGCTTTCGGCATCCCGCGAGCCCATGTCTGAGACAGGGAGAACAACGTGAGTAAGGCAGCAATTGTCGCACCTATCATCCAATTGTTACAATCCGGTTACAAATTTTCAAAAGAGCAATTAAATGACGACCGGTGCAACTCAATTACTTGGTTACAAACCATGTTCGAAGCAGTTGCCCGGATCTTCCACAGAAACGCCCGCCACCGAAGCACACAGGGCGCATGGCCTCGCGGCCCGTTTCGTAGTAGACTCATGAATCAACCTCGACGGACCGCCGCACGGGTCCCGCACGGTACAACGCCCTTGCGGCAGTCGAGGAGTCGCGAGCCCGAATCGTGAGCCCCACCCTGACTCTTGCAACGCTCGGAATCCTCCAAGGGCTCACCGAGTTCCTGCCGGTCAGCAGCTCCGGCCATCTGGTGCTGGTTCAGTCGTGGCTGCCAAGCTTCCAGGAACCCGGCGTATTGTTCCATGCCACCGTGCACTTGGCAACGCTCGGCGCGGTGTTGCTTTACTTTCGTCGCGATGTCGTGGTGTTGGCCTGCGCCGCTCTGAGGCCCCGGGCTTCCGACCCGGACGCCGTTCGCCTTCTCGGGCTCGTG
The Deltaproteobacteria bacterium DNA segment above includes these coding regions:
- a CDS encoding DUF3750 domain-containing protein, whose amino-acid sequence is MRNILTISLILLSLALVSVFVVAASGAWNRDWRTASRESSGIAPDPARTPEAVVQLYAARAFNWRGIFGVHTWIATKEPGAPAYTVYQVVGWRLYRGLPVVSVQQDIPDRLWFDSRPRVMADLRGAAAERAIEGIREAAGSYPYPEEYRLWPGPNSNTFTAYIGRRVPELGAALPANALGKDYLDKGAFLARAPSYTGWQLSVYGALGLTLALQEGIEINVLGLVFGLDVTRPALKLPFVERIGLSRDLPER
- a CDS encoding DMT family transporter; this translates as MTPQFLALVTSFFYAGCFLAARRGLMYSTPVTAAYVALSVNTTILWLVAFMTGGVRAIPFIAIACFAVGGWLQLVTRLCAYTGVARMGASVTSTVQATNPLFSTTLAVLLLHETVTPFLLSGTGLVVAGIGLISWRPQHQKQTYRTWELVFPLAASFSAGLNHPLRRYGLTVANQPLLLSAVMGTAALVPMLLNLLNPKARARLMPDRRAMPYFLVTGVFEAIGIWSLVAALGNGNVVVVGPIVCIAPLWVLLGTMLFSRDIEQVNLRTAIATLFVIIGVVAIYLA
- a CDS encoding NAD(P)-dependent oxidoreductase → MGTTLVTGVGLVGTSFAQCALKRNEKLVFYDFMPRTEYLHRKLGTADVNVVEKDIRDLPALVDAMQRHRPETVVHTAGLIGGRVVESLYNGLQINVMGTINVLEAARLTGVKRFVLISTFGAYDRRRAGDRPTHEDMPRGPGAGYGNSKATKELMAEAYQRLYGFELLTLRLANAYGLGHFWGGSGGGEKVQMLLEAGIRGQVARIPQAQTMTFEYVYAKDMGRAVDLATTVPMPEKTTLNIGSGQVTTFDELVASVERQFPKLEVEVIPGRPPDVSTSVPLDISRANEYLGWEPQYTMDAAFEDYAKDLRAVME
- a CDS encoding tetratricopeptide repeat protein, producing MADQTDPRLDALFTRLHTTDDAHDAAAVTNVIWAIWHQSDDDDINELMRRGLAEMSAQDYPAAVQTFGEIIAIDPTFAEAWNKRATIYYLMGEYGASVKDIDRTLELEPRHFGALSGLGLIMNAMGNDEAAIAAFEATLAVHPFAGGARQNLEALRARQKKRSL
- a CDS encoding LLM class flavin-dependent oxidoreductase, translated to MTAFDGKLSLQFVIHLANRYTVTQLVDLAGLAHRRGFDRIWVNDNARYRSQVVVLSAIAARVPIGIGTAILVPYLHHPIEVVDSLAALSELSEGREIGFGLARGDLAQTPQHVDVHKPIALVRELAVFERRALDGERVPYGDFPVLSEYYRLNPAGSFQLAFKPGSPVVMYSGGNGPQSLRMGGQVMDGLISSGTFIPMLRAGRLKEMHEMIEAGARSVDPNKTLRKMVELNVSVSRDRAQAIEFPKRQVSHSILQWEALKFTPEEYDRLGVERLKVLELKEAFARGATVEEAAALVTEEMVLNYYVAGRPEEVADQIVDLAQQARELGYDEIAFAKLGPDYEEAINMLADSVMPRLRG
- a CDS encoding LLM class flavin-dependent oxidoreductase, with the translated sequence MTAFDGRLSLQFVTHLANHYTVNRFVELAALARERGFQRIWLNDNARYRSQVVVLSAIAARVPIGVGTAVLVPYFHHPIEVVDSLAALSELCEGREVGFGLARGSTTQTPQHVIMHRPLALVRELAVFVSRALAGESVAYGDFPVLCEHYHLNPAGRFKLAFTPKSPVVVYSGGNGPRSLHMGGQVMDGLISSGTFIPMLRAGRLKNMHERAEAGARSVDPNKTLRKMVELNVSVSRDRDAAMEFPKRQVAHSIPQWESLGFTPEEYARLGVERQRVLDLKDAFAQGATIEEAASLVTEQMVLSYYVAGTPAEVADQVVELARQAQEMGYDEIAFAKLGPDYEEAIEMLAESVMPRLNG